A portion of the Cryptomeria japonica chromosome 5, Sugi_1.0, whole genome shotgun sequence genome contains these proteins:
- the LOC131067136 gene encoding uncharacterized membrane protein At1g16860, which yields MENISSKREVELKEDKQSVTHLKYEDYSGSYNRTGFRVVIGVVVPLFVIGFVAGAFILVAVHNGTLLFVLMGLFVAVVGILVWNAWRGSSAGIAFLLGYSDSELERATDGQYVKVTGVVSCGSAPLESSYEKISRCIYTSTGLYEYRGWKVNSVNPKHRQFSWELTYLERYVTDFYISDLQSGTRVLVKAGNGAKVTPYIDETTIINIVQKKTELSFDLINWLRERNLSSDDRLMRLKEGYVKEGSTISVMGVVRHIDNVVTIVPPSEPISTGCQWLKFFLPASIEGIVLRYEEALIQNVEPV from the exons ATGGAGAACATTTCGTCAAAGAGAGAAGTTGAACTCAAAGAGGACAAGCAGTCTGTTACCCATTTAAAATACGAGGATTATTCTGGGAGTTATAACAGGACTGGTTTTAGGGTTGTGATTGGGGTGGTGGTTCCATTGTTTGTGATAGGGTTTGTGGCGGGCGCTTTTATTCTGGTGGCAGTTCACAATGGTACATTGCTGTTTGTTCTGATGGGTTTGTTTGTAGCTGTTGTGGGGATTTTGGTATGGAATGCTTGGAGAGGAAGTAGTGCAGGTATTGCTTTTTTGTTGGGTTATTCTGATTCAGAGCTGGAGAGAGCCACGGATGGGCAGTATGTGAAGGTCACTGGG GTTGTCAGCTGTGGAAGTGCCCCTCTTGAGTCATCATATGAAAAGATTTCTAGATGCATCTACACATCAACAGGCCTGTATGAGTACCGGGGATGGAAAGTGAATTCTGTAAACCCTAAGCATCGGCAGTTTTCTTGGGAACTGACATATTTAGAG AGATATGTCACAGATTTCTACATATCAGACTTGCAGTCGGGCACAAGAGTATTGGTCAAAGCTGGCAATGGTGCAAAAGTTACCCCATATATTGATGAGACTACCATCATCAATATTGTCCAGAAGAAAACAGAGTTGTCCTTTGATCTTATAAATTGGCTGAGGGAAAGAAATCTTTCAAGTGATGATCGCCTCATGCGTCTCAAAGAAGG ATATGTCAAGGAAGGAAGTACAATCAGCGTAATGGGTGTAGTTAGGCATATTGATAATGTTGTTACAATTGTTCCCCCATCAGAGCCAATATCTACAGGATGCCAGTGGTTGAAGTTTTTCCTACCTGCAAGCATTGAAGGAATTGTTTTGAGATATGAAGAAGCTTTAATTCAGAATGTCGAACCTGTATAG